The Brassica napus cultivar Da-Ae chromosome C7, Da-Ae, whole genome shotgun sequence genome has a segment encoding these proteins:
- the LOC106409840 gene encoding RING-H2 finger protein ATL30-like, with the protein MPITKPLGSNTTLRSQPPHQYSKPPLLVILTVILLVVFFIGFCALYFCKCFFHTVSQAWDRRYGNRSPGNQIQSQQENASQPPVNPGLEPHIIQSFPLFPFSSVKDLREDNQGLECAICLLEFEEEHVLLRLLTTCYHVFHQECIDRWLDSNKTCPVCRRNLDPNAPENIKELIIEVIHENSNGNHEQPSTSNEVSLSRQSSSSGKTEPLPDKFSRSKTTGHSIVRNKPEEEDRYTLRLPDHVKIKVTRRHNNNQTESCISFGELMRNKQGRFGELSGQSLVPESQS; encoded by the coding sequence ATGCCGATAACGAAACCGCTCGGATCAAACACAACTCTTCGATCTCAGCCACCACATCAGTACAGTAAACCGCCACTCCTTGTAATCCTAACCGTGATCCTCCTCGTTGTCTTCTTCATCGGTTTCTGCGCTCTCTATTTCTGCAAGTGTTTCTTCCACACTGTCTCACAGGCCTGGGATCGCCGTTACGGCAACAGATCACCCGGAAATCAAATCCAATCACAACAAGAAAACGCCAGTCAACCACCGGTTAACCCCGGTTTAGAGCCGCATATCATCCAATCCTTCCCATTGTTTCCATTCTCCTCggtgaaagatcttagagaagaCAACCAAGGACTCGAATGCGCGATTTGTCTTCTCGAGTTCGAAGAAGAACACGTCCTCCTACGACTTCTAACAACATGCTACCATGTTTTTCATCAAGAATGCATCGATAGATGGCTTGATTCCAACAAAACATGCCCTGTTTGTCGCCGAAATTTAGATCCAAACGCTCCTGAAAACATCAAAGAGTTGATCATTGAAGTCATACACGAAAACAGCAACGGAAACCACGAGCAACCTTCAACATCAAACGAGGTTTCGTTGTCGAGGCAGAGCAGTAGTAGTGGTAAGACAGAGCCTTTACCGGATAAGTTTTCGAGGTCGAAGACGACGGGTCATTCGATTGTGAGGAATAAGCCGGAGGAAGAAGATCGGTATACTTTGAGATTACCGGATCATGTTAAGATTAAGGTTACGAGAAGACATAATAATAACCAAACAGAGAGTTGTATTTCGTTTGGTGAGCTTATGAGAAACAAACAAGGCCGGTTTGGTGAACTCTCTGGTCAATCACTTGTACCGGAATCCCAAAGTTAA